Proteins encoded within one genomic window of Gadus macrocephalus chromosome 16, ASM3116895v1:
- the sertad3 gene encoding SERTA domain-containing protein 3 — MILKGQKRKLPPEDPDHTEETTAELEGQRQLVLYISLNKYQHGQVLAEPSLRRSVLIANTLRQITLEAAMGKDGGSPTPCGAAAAVHTKEDGCTGMATPDRQFTVTVHNSHSAAASDFSSPPDPQFGVACSRHQADFQVSTPDVCIEGGSEDWESMSSDPDFSLSAAISSILTTLESSIDGNHGGSLAAPRTPLRSLENLAAPEGDGASKQGVRGPSWGAWERADESRATDSCVEVMRSSYLGDLALDDIFQDIDTSLLERELGVLGARGEGHPSGEELLRYLPSLSSTVPSFSSFSSSSSSSPFLSINQNMWCLPSFSSFNPTTTPSGSPFFSSSSFPSPSSSSYPGQGLARDGLELDHVMEVLVES; from the coding sequence ATGATCCTGAAGGGGCAGAAGCGTAAACTCCCGCCCGAGGATCCAGACCACACAGAAGAGACCACCGCAGAATTGGAAGGACAGCGGCAGTTAGTCCTTTACATCTCACTCAACAAATATCAACATGGTCAAGTGTTAGCCGAACCCAGTCTCAGGCGATCTGTTTTAATAGCAAACACTCTTCGGCAAATTACCTTGGAGGCAGCCATGGGAAAAGATGGGGGTTCGCCGACTCCCTGTGGCGCTGCAGCCGCCGTGCATACCAAGGAGGACGGCTGCACTGGAATGGCGACACCGGATCGCCAGTTCACGGTGACGGTCCATAACAGCCATTCAGCTGCAGCCAGTGACTTTTCTTCACCACCAGACCCCCAATTCGGTGTTGCGTGCAGTAGGCATCAGGCGGACTTCCAAGTGAGTACGCCAGATGTGTGTATCGAGGGAGGCTCAGAGGATTGGGAGTCCATGTCTTCAGATCCAGATTTCTCTCTGTCAGCGGCCATCTCCTCCATCCTGACCACGCTGGAGTCCAGCATCGACGGGAACCACGGCGGCTCCCTGGCAGCGCCGCGGACGCCTCTGAGGTCTTTGGAGAACCTGGCGGCACCGGAGGGAGatggagcctccaaacaggggGTGAGGGGTCCAAGCTGGGGGGCCTGGGAACGGGCCGACGAGAGCAGGGCGACGGACAGTTGCGTGGAGGTGATGAGGTCCAGTTACCTGGGGGACCTGGCCCTGGACGACATTTTCCAGGACATAGATACGTCCCTGCTGGAGAGAGAGCTGGGCGTGCTGGGAGCGAGGGGAGAGGGACACCCCAGTGGAGAGGAGCTTCTCCGATACCTGCCCTCACTCTCCTCCACTGTTCCGTCCTTCTcgtcgttctcctcctcctcctcctcctctcccttcctgtccATTAACCAGAACATGTGGTgccttccctccttctcctccttcaacccgaccaccaccccctccggctcccccttcttctcctcctcctccttcccgtctccgtcctcctcgtcctacCCTGGTCAGGGCCTGGCTCGAGACGGGTTGGAGTTGGACCATGtgatggaggtgctggtggagtcctga
- the zgc:165653 gene encoding spectrin beta chain, non-erythrocytic 1 yields MANASPDLDNAEAQRQLNNNNRPISSGLWDTECTSSKLFECSRIRALADERDAVQKKTFTKWVNSHLSRVSCRIADLYNDLRDGYMLTRLLEVLSGELLPRPTRGRMRIHCLENVDKALQFLKEQRVHLENVGSHDIVDGNHRLTLGLIWTIILRFQVAS; encoded by the exons ATGGCCAATGCCTCCCCAGATCTGGACAACGCCGAAGCCCAGCGCcaactcaacaacaacaaccgacCAATCAGCTCGGGGCTCTGGGACACGGAATGCACGAGCTCCAAGCTGTTTGAGTGCTCCCGCATCAGGGCTCTGGCGG acgAGCGGGATGCGGTCCAGAAGAAGACCTTCACCAAGTGGGTCAACTCCCACCTGTCCCGGGTGTCCTGCCGCATCGCAGACCTGTACAACGACCTGCGTGATGGCTACATGCTCACCCGGCTGCTGGAGGTCCTCAGTGGAGAGCTGCTG ccgCGACCCACGCGAGGCCGCATGCGGATCCACTGCCTGGAGAACGTGGACAAGGCGCTCCAGTTCCTCAAGGAGCAGCGGGTCCACCTGGAGAACGTGGGATCCCACGACATCGTCGACGGCAACCACCGCCTCACGCTGGGCCTCATCTGGACCATCATCCTCCGCTTCCAGGTAGcctcctga
- the blvrb gene encoding flavin reductase (NADPH) — MSDSVKNVAVFGGTGMTGAATVSLAAAEGYNVTVLVRDPKRLPEGHKASRVVVGDVTNRADVQKTLEGQDAVIIVLGTRTDLSPTTMMSEGTRNIVESMRARGISKVIGCMSAFLLWERSKVPPHLVPVTEDHDRMYAVLKESGLGYVAVMPPHIADDLPLTKVYAVTENKLQGRAISKHDLAHFFVSCLSTSEWDGKTVGVSGDYPRP, encoded by the exons ATGTCTGACTCGGTGAAGAACGTGGCCGTGTTCGGCGGAACGGGCATGACCGGTGCAGCCACCGTTTCCCTGGCTGCGGCAGAAG ggTACAACGTGACGGTGCTCGTGCGGGACCCCAAGCGGCTCCCAGAGGGCCACAAGGCctccagggtggtggtgggagacgTGACCAACCGGGCCGACGTGCAGAAGACCCTGGAGGGCCAGGACGCCGTCATCATCGTCTTGGGAACCCGCACAGACCTCA GCCCGACCACCATGATGTCCGAGGGTACCAGGAACATCGTGGAGTCCATGAGGGCTCGTGGGATCTCCAAGGTGATTGGCTGCATGTCAG CCTTTCTGCTGTGGGAGCGCTCCAAGGTTCCCCCCCACCTGGTTCCTGTGACCGAGGACCACGACAGGATGTACGCCGTGCTGAAGGAGTCCGGCCTCGGCTACGTGGCCGTCATGCCACCTCACATCGCTG ACGACCTCCCCCTGACCAAGGTGTACGCGGTGACAGAGAACAAGCTTCAGGGCCGGGCCATATCCAAGCACGACCTGGCCCACTTCTTCGTCAgctgcctttccacctccgaGTGGGACGGCAAGACGGTGGGCGTCTCGGGAGACTACCCAAGACCCTGA
- the kcnk6 gene encoding potassium channel subfamily K member 6, which yields MTSSASKSWLLLLGFILFYVIYLLLGALVFSSIERPVEDKLRNDIQTMQREFLNQTCINATALEEFLVKALSASEYGVSVLKNSSLNSNWDMASSMFFANTLVTTVGYGHSTPLSDMGKAFSILYALIGVPFTMLVLTASVQRLMYPLVYAPQALFQRSGLDPRPASQLHFALLLAAVLVCFFVAPAFVFRAIEGSWSFLDSVYFCFMSLCTVGLGDFVPGEQPGQKYRSLYKVVVMVYLFVGLMMMYLLLRAFHKMADLHGLTSFLELPHCEEPEGDLRPILGDGPTDTGPPPPGPLHHRAATKQPLEPAAQPSYNTISKG from the exons ATGACTTCTTCCGCAAGTAAGTCCTGGCTTCTGCTCCTAGGCTTCATACTGTTTTATGTCATTTACTTGTTGCTCGGTGCCCTGGTTTTCTCCAGCATCGAGCGACCGGTGGAGGATAAACTGAGAAATGACATCCAAACTATGCAGAGAGAGTTTCTCAACCAGACCTGCATCAACGCGACAGCCCTGGAAGAGTTTTTGGTCAAGGCTTTGAGCGCAAGCGAGTACGGGGTGTCGGTCCTCAAGAACTCATCCCTCAACTCCAACTGGGACATGGCCTCCTCCATGTTCTTCGCCAACACTTTGGTGACTACGGTTG GTTACGGTCACTCCACGCCGCTGTCTGACATGGGGAAGGCCTTCTCCATCCTGTACGCTTTGATCGGCGTGCCGTTCACCATGCTGGTGCTGACGGCCAGCGTCCAGCGGCTGATGTACCCGCTGGTCTACGCCCCCCAGGCCCTGTTCCAGCGGTCGGGGCTGGACCCGAGGCCCGCCTCCCAGCTCCACTTCGCCCTTCTGCTGGCAGCGGTGCTGGTGTGCTTCTTCGTGGCGCCGGCCTTCGTGTTCCGCGCCATCGAGGGCTCCTGGTCGTTCCTGGACAGCGTGTACTTCTGCTTCATGTCCCTGTGCACGGTGGGCCTCGGGGACTTTGTGCCCGGGGAGCAGCCGGGCCAGAAGTACCGGTCGCTGTACAAGGTGGTTGTCATGG TCTACCTGTTCGTGGGGCTCATGATGATGTACCTCCTGCTGCGCGCCTTCCACAAGATGGCCGACCTGCATGGCCTCACCAGCTTCCTGGAGCTGCCGCACTGTGAAGAACCCGAGGGGGACCTGAGGCCCATCCTGGGGGACGGCCCGACGGACACCGGCCCCCCACCGCCCGGACCCCTGCACCACAGAGCGGCCACCAAGCAGCCCCTGGAGCCCGCAGCCCAGCCTTCCTATAACACCATCAGCAAGGGCTGA